GCGCAAGCGTGTCCTCGTCAAGCTCGTCTCCCAAAGAAAGTCCGAACGTATCCCACACCTCGCGGCTCACGCCTATTACGAATCTGCCGTCGGCAAATATGTTTCTTCTGTTCGGATCTCCCTTTTGCGGTTCTATCGCTGTGATCATCATAGCCTAAATCTTATTCGTCATCGTCTGCGGAAATATCTACCGATACCTCTGCGCCTTTTTTGGATCCCGCCTTCTTTGCGCCCTTTTTGGGCGAAGAAATATTTTTAAGCGCCTCCGGGTCGGCCATTACCTTCTTTTCTATTTCGGCATAAAGCTCGGGATTGCTCTTTATGTATTCTTTTGCGTTGTCGCGTCCCTGTCCCAGTCTCAGCTCCCCGTAGGAATACCATGAGCCGCCTTTTATAACTATGCCCAGTTTCTCCGCAATATCGAGAAGCTCGCCCTCGCGCGAGATGCCCTTGCCGTATATCATATCGAACTCCGCCTCGCGGTACGGAGCCGAGATCTTGCTCTTTACTACCTTTACCCTGGTGCGGTTTCCTATTACCTCGCTGCCGCTCTTTATCGGCTCTCCGCGGCGCACGTCAAGACGTACCGACGAGTAAAATTTAAGCGCCATGCCGCCCGTCGTTACCTCGGGATTGCCGTATACAACGCCGATCTTCTGACGAAGCTGATTTATGAATATCACGGCCACGTTCGCCTTATTTATGTATCCTGCAAGCTTTTTAAGCGCCTGCGACATCATACGCGCATGTCTGCCCACATGAGTGTCGCCCATGTCGCCGTCAAGCTCTGCATTCGATACGAGCGCCGCTACAGAGTCTATCACAATGGCGTCGATGGCGTTCGAGCGCACAAGCGCCTCTACTATCTCAAATGCCTGCTCGCCGCTGTCTGGCTGGGAAACGAGCAGCGAGTCCATATCAACGCCTATCGCCGACGCATATTCGGGGTCGAGCGCGTGTTCCGCATCGATAAATGCAACTATACCGCCCTGCTTCTGAGCGGAAGCAAGTATATGCAGCGCAACGGTCGTCTTGCCCGACGATTCGGGACCGTATATCTCGGTTATTCGTCCGCGCGGTATACCGCCTCGCCCCAAAGCAAGGTCTATGGTAAGCGAGCCCGTGGGTATCACCTCAACGTCCTCCACTCTGTCCTCGCTCATTTTTATTACCGTACCTTTGCCGTATGTCTTGTCAAGCTGGCTTATTACAGTATCAAGCACCTTCTGTTTATTGGGATCCATGCTCTTTTCTCCGTTTCATATTATTTTTGTCATTCATTGCGCGCGCTGATTATCCGCATATTGCCTGACAGATCGGCGTACATGCGCGCATCCTTATATCCGTTTTCGTTAAATATTTTTACTATGCTTTCGCATATCTTTTTTCCGCCGCATTCGTCGCCGCTCTCAAAAAGCATAACGCCTCCGTGCGAGAGCGCATCCTTAAAGCGGCGCGTGATCATATTATAGAACATAAGCCCGTCTTCTCCGCCGAAAAGCGCGAGCGGCGGCTCATGATCCCTGACCTTACGTTCAAGCATATCGCGGTATCCGTCTTTAATATACGGCGGATTCGACACTATAACATCGAAGCTTTCGGGCGAAAGCTCGAGCGTTCTTACGTCGCCCAGGATAAAATCGGCATTAAGCCCAAGCGCCTGCGAATTTCTTTTTGCAACATTCAGCGCGCCTTCGGACACGTCGCAAAGCGCGACGCTTGCAAGCGGTCTTTCGTGCGCTATCGAAAGGCCGACGCATCCGCTTCCCGTACAAAGGTCAAGCACGCGGCAGGGCGCGTCATAAGGTATATGTTCAAGCGCTCGCTCCACAAGCTGCTCCGTTTCCTGACGCGGGATAAGCACATCGGGCGTTACGATAAAATCAAGACCGTAAAAACCCCGCCTCCCCGTTATATACGCCGAAGGCTCGCCGTCGGCGCAGCGCCGCACCGCCGAAAAAAAGTCGTCCCTTTTCTTATCCGAAAGCTCGTCGCGGTATTTACTTATGAGACCCGCCGCATCCGTATTTAAAACATGCATCATAAGCAGGCGCGCGTCCGGCCTTTCCGTAATGCGCTCCGAAAGCGCAAGCGCCTCTCTTACCGTCACCGTCCGCCGTCCTCCGGCGCGTCCGGCGTCGCTTCGTCGGCTTCGGCTGCATTGGCTTCGGCTGTGTCTGCATCGGCTTCGTCGGCTTCGGCGGTTTCGGATGCTGCTTCGCCCGCGTCTGCCGCCGCTTCGTCAGCTTCGCCGTCGGGCGGTCTCTCTGCGCCTTCCTTTTTCTTCGGCTCCGGCATTATAAGAAGCTCTTCTTTTTCATCATCGGTAAGGTCTTCTCTTACAAGATTTATGGCGCGTATCGCCACTTCTATCATATCCGGGTCGGGCTCCTTCGTCGTAAGCCTTTGAAGCCAAAGCCCCGGCGCGGATATTATGCGCGTAGCCAAATTATCATACTTGCCGGCAAGACGTATCACCTCATAGCTTAACGCCATAACGACCGGCATCAAAAGTATTCGGCAAAGGCTCCTTTGAAGAAGGTTGTCCCACCTTAAGAACGAGAACACGATTATGCTGATTATCATTACTATAAGCAGAAAGCTTGTGCCGCATCTCGGGTGAAAACGCGGATATTTCTTTACGTTTTCCACCGTCGGTTTTTCTTTATGCTCATAACAGAATATTGTTTTATGCTCCGCGCCGTGATACATGAAAACGCGCTTGATATCAGGCGTTTTCGACACTGCCCAAATGTAGAGGATGAATATCACCAGCCGCACCATGCCCTCAAGCAGGTTCTTGCCCACCACAGGAAAGCTCTCCCCCACCGTACCGACAAGGAACGTGGGCAAAACGACAAAAAGCCCCAGCGCAACTGCAAGTCCCAAAACGAGCGACACCGCCATAAGTATGCCGCCAATCTTATCGCCCAGCTTTTCCTCCATGAACGTCTCAAACTTTGACGGCTTATAATCCGGGTCGTCGAGCTCCTCAAAAAACGAAGCCGAATAATTTATAGCGCCTATACCGCTCACGAGCGAATCTATAAAAGCATAGACGCCGCGTATGAACGGCAGCTTGAATACGGGCATACGTTCCTTCAGGCCGCCCTTTAAAGACTCTACCTTCTGCGCAAACGTATTGTCCGGCTTTCTTATGACATACGCCATGCGCTCGGGACCGCGCATCATTATGCCCTCAATGAGCGCCTGTCCCCCGATACTTGTATATTTTATTTTTTCCTTTTTTTCTTTCAATTTTGCCACCTGTACGATTTAAAATTATCCGTCATTATATTATATCAAATGTGGTTTCGCTTTTCAATACAAAAGGTCGGCTGTATAATAATTTTAAAATTCGTTAATATCCTAGGCTTTCTTTGATCAATACCACTTCATAATTGCCGCCTATGGGCTTTTGCCACATGACGCACAGCGCCTTGCATATCCTGTCGGGGCTTTTGCAGTCATAGCAGCGGTCGGCCTTTGCTGCGCACGGCGTTTTTAAACTCATGCGCGCCGCGTTCTTCGGCGCGGCCACGTTTCTTGCCCGCGCTATCGCGTCCTCAAGGCCTTTTTCGACTTTGTTTTCACCAAGCACGAAATATACCTTTTCGTGACCGTAGAGCATGGCGGCAACGCGGTTGCACGTGCCGTCTATGTTTACTATCTCGCCCGCCTCGGACACGGCGTTCACCGAAGAGATATAGATATCGGCCGCATTTGCTTTCATGCGCATATTTTTAACGCTTTCGCCCTCGGGCACGCGCCAGTGCCAAAGCACCTCGTTATTCTCTTTAAGCTTTTCATAAAGTCCCATTTCTTCAAGCGTAACAGAGCCTCCGAAGCCCACACATTTATTTTGTATCTTACTTCTAAGATAGCCGGCCGCCATCTCCTTTGTATCAAAAAGCGATACATCGTATCCCAAAGCTTCCAGATTTTCTTTTAAAACGGTCACATCCATCTTTTAAACTCCTTAATATTACCTTTTTTGTATCTTTTATGGCCTATAATTATTTTACACTTAAAGATGTGCTCTTGCAAGGGGCTTCACGCCGTGATACCATAAGCATATAGAAAAGGAGGCGCAGGATATGGAACTTAAGGATTTTTTGTCTGCAATGAACGAGGGGCGCGAAGTTGATGCGGGAAGCGAGCTCCACCTTTTTATGCACCAGCTTTCCGAAGAGGCGCAGAGGATAACGGCAGAGCTTAACTCCTCGTTCCACACAGCCGTGGAGATACGCGGCCTTATGCGCCGTCTTACGCTCACCGAGATAGACGACACCTTTACGATGTTTCCGCCGTTTTATACTGACTGCGGTAAAAATATACATATAGGAAAGAACGTATTTATAAATTCAGGATGCAGTTTTCAGGATCAGGGCGGCATAACCATAGGCGACGGCTCGCTTATCGGGCACAATGTGGTGCTTGCCACGCTAAACCACGCCGAAGACCCAAAAAAGCGCGCAAATCTTCTTCCCTCTCCAATAACGATAGGGCGCGACGTTTGGATAGGCTCAAATTCAACCGTTCTTTCAGGCGTTACGATAGGCGACGGCAGCATCGTTGCTGCAGGAGCCGTAGTTACGCGCGATGTGCCGCCCATGACAATTGTCGGCGGCGTACCCGCGAGGGTCATAAGAAAAGTTAAAAAAGATTAAAAAATATTTCTAAAAAGAATTTGACAATCAATAAGCGTTATGGTAGAATGATATAGCCGTTATGCGGAGAGGTGTCCGAGCGGTTTAAGGAGCCGGTCTTGAAAACCGGTGACGCGCAAGCGCCGCGAGTTCGAATCTCGCCCTCTCCGCCAACACCTAAAAAAAAGAATTATGCGGCTATTTAAGTTATGAAGGGATGATGCCTCGGTGGATATAGCTAAACAGATAATCGCAGTAGTCATCCTCGGTTGGAGCATATGGTACATAGCAAAGCCGATAAACGTAATAAAGGGCGGCCAGTTTGAGAAGCATCTCTACAAGCGTCCCAACCGCACTCGCATAATCTGGGCAATCAGGATAACGGGCATTTTAGGCGTAGGAGTTGCGATATTCCTGTTTTTCAGCGATTATTTCCTTGGTTTGATGAAT
This Clostridia bacterium DNA region includes the following protein-coding sequences:
- the prmC gene encoding peptide chain release factor N(5)-glutamine methyltransferase; protein product: MTVREALALSERITERPDARLLMMHVLNTDAAGLISKYRDELSDKKRDDFFSAVRRCADGEPSAYITGRRGFYGLDFIVTPDVLIPRQETEQLVERALEHIPYDAPCRVLDLCTGSGCVGLSIAHERPLASVALCDVSEGALNVAKRNSQALGLNADFILGDVRTLELSPESFDVIVSNPPYIKDGYRDMLERKVRDHEPPLALFGGEDGLMFYNMITRRFKDALSHGGVMLFESGDECGGKKICESIVKIFNENGYKDARMYADLSGNMRIISARNE
- a CDS encoding DUF1385 domain-containing protein — its product is MMRGPERMAYVIRKPDNTFAQKVESLKGGLKERMPVFKLPFIRGVYAFIDSLVSGIGAINYSASFFEELDDPDYKPSKFETFMEEKLGDKIGGILMAVSLVLGLAVALGLFVVLPTFLVGTVGESFPVVGKNLLEGMVRLVIFILYIWAVSKTPDIKRVFMYHGAEHKTIFCYEHKEKPTVENVKKYPRFHPRCGTSFLLIVMIISIIVFSFLRWDNLLQRSLCRILLMPVVMALSYEVIRLAGKYDNLATRIISAPGLWLQRLTTKEPDPDMIEVAIRAINLVREDLTDDEKEELLIMPEPKKKEGAERPPDGEADEAAADAGEAASETAEADEADADTAEANAAEADEATPDAPEDGGR
- a CDS encoding sugar O-acetyltransferase; protein product: MELKDFLSAMNEGREVDAGSELHLFMHQLSEEAQRITAELNSSFHTAVEIRGLMRRLTLTEIDDTFTMFPPFYTDCGKNIHIGKNVFINSGCSFQDQGGITIGDGSLIGHNVVLATLNHAEDPKKRANLLPSPITIGRDVWIGSNSTVLSGVTIGDGSIVAAGAVVTRDVPPMTIVGGVPARVIRKVKKD
- the recA gene encoding recombinase RecA — translated: MDPNKQKVLDTVISQLDKTYGKGTVIKMSEDRVEDVEVIPTGSLTIDLALGRGGIPRGRITEIYGPESSGKTTVALHILASAQKQGGIVAFIDAEHALDPEYASAIGVDMDSLLVSQPDSGEQAFEIVEALVRSNAIDAIVIDSVAALVSNAELDGDMGDTHVGRHARMMSQALKKLAGYINKANVAVIFINQLRQKIGVVYGNPEVTTGGMALKFYSSVRLDVRRGEPIKSGSEVIGNRTRVKVVKSKISAPYREAEFDMIYGKGISREGELLDIAEKLGIVIKGGSWYSYGELRLGQGRDNAKEYIKSNPELYAEIEKKVMADPEALKNISSPKKGAKKAGSKKGAEVSVDISADDDE
- a CDS encoding lactate utilization protein — protein: MDVTVLKENLEALGYDVSLFDTKEMAAGYLRSKIQNKCVGFGGSVTLEEMGLYEKLKENNEVLWHWRVPEGESVKNMRMKANAADIYISSVNAVSEAGEIVNIDGTCNRVAAMLYGHEKVYFVLGENKVEKGLEDAIARARNVAAPKNAARMSLKTPCAAKADRCYDCKSPDRICKALCVMWQKPIGGNYEVVLIKESLGY